A region from the Vicia villosa cultivar HV-30 ecotype Madison, WI linkage group LG3, Vvil1.0, whole genome shotgun sequence genome encodes:
- the LOC131661121 gene encoding NAC domain-containing protein 82-like isoform X3 has protein sequence MYFLKRKIIGRKFPFDVIAELDIYKYAPWDLPDKSLLKSGDLKWYFFSPVGKKYCTGGRMNRATEIGYWKTTGKDRAVEHKNQVVGMIRTLVFHIGKAPKGDRTDWVMHEFRLEDKHLADKGIAQNSYVICRVFQKEGPGPRNGAQYGKPFDEKDWDSEEEIDCLQSVPAAAMSLPAPILPSSSHISEENDMHPSTSGCIGRNSLSCLSRSVPSGLPHPSAPSNQIDDDILSMLAIFKDDEDTLAGNENNGSGKVDNPGQASNAEGEPYLDPNEIFGDLGDLESLVGLDDADGFSHGQKDGYTKNVMPSTGGDVSLFCDPHNDYLELIDLDAPLL, from the exons ATGTATTTTCTCAAGAGGAAGATTATCGGTAGGAAGTTCCCTTTTGATGTCATTGCTGAACTTGACATTTACAAGTATGCTCCATGGGATCTCCCAG ATAAATCTTTGCTCAAAAGTGGGGATTTGAAATGGTACTTCTTTAGCCCTGTAGGAAAGAAATATTGCACGGGAGGGAGGATGAATCGAGCGACTGAAATTGGGTACTGGAAGACTACAGGGAAGGATAGAGCAGTTGAACATAAGAATCAAGTGGTGGGGATGATTAGAACCCTGGTTTTTCACATTGGCAAAGCTCCTAAAGGAGACCGAACTGATTGGGTAATGCATGAATTCAGACTTGAAGACAAACATTTAGCTGACAAAGGCATTGCACAG AATTCCTACGTGATTTGTAGGGTATTTCAAAAGGAGGGTCCTGGTCCAAGGAATGGTGCTCAGTATGGTAAACCATTTGATGAGAAAGACTGGGATAGTGAAGAGGAAATTGATTGTTTGCAATCTGTCCCTGCTGCTGCTATGTCTTTACCAGCTCCAATTCTACCTAGCTCAAGCCATATTTCCGAAGAAAATGACATGCATCCCTCAACAAGTGGATGCATTGGACGGAACTCTTTATCATGTCTATCTAGATCAGTGCCCTCTGGCTTGCCACACCCTTCAGCTCCAAGCAATCAAATTGACGACGACATTTTATCCATGCTTGCTATTTTCAAAGATGATGAGGATACATTGGCAGGGAATGAAAACAACGGATCTGGG AAGGTTGATAATCCTGGTCAGGCAAGCAATGCGGAAGGCGAACCTTATTTAGACCCAAATGAGATTTTCGGAGACTTGGGAGATCTTGAAAGCTTGGTTGGATTGGATGATGCAGATGGCTTTTCCCATGGCCAAAAAGATGGATATACTAAAAATGTAATGCCTTCTACTGGTGGCGATGTCTCTTTGTTTTGTGACCCCCATAATGATTACTTGGAGTTGATTGACCTAGATGCGCCATTGTTGTAG
- the LOC131661121 gene encoding NAC domain-containing protein 82-like isoform X1, with protein MAETKLIPGFRFHPTDVELVMYFLKRKIIGRKFPFDVIAELDIYKYAPWDLPDKSLLKSGDLKWYFFSPVGKKYCTGGRMNRATEIGYWKTTGKDRAVEHKNQVVGMIRTLVFHIGKAPKGDRTDWVMHEFRLEDKHLADKGIAQNSYVICRVFQKEGPGPRNGAQYGKPFDEKDWDSEEEIDCLQSVPAAAMSLPAPILPSSSHISEENDMHPSTSGCIGRNSLSCLSRSVPSGLPHPSAPSNQIDDDILSMLAIFKDDEDTLAGNENNGSGKVDNPGQASNAEGEPYLDPNEIFGDLGDLESLVGLDDADGFSHGQKDGYTKNVMPSTGGDVSLFCDPHNDYLELIDLDAPLL; from the exons aTGGCCGAAACAAAATTGATTCCAGGGTTTCGGTTTCATCCCACTGATGTTGAGCTCGTTATGTATTTTCTCAAGAGGAAGATTATCGGTAGGAAGTTCCCTTTTGATGTCATTGCTGAACTTGACATTTACAAGTATGCTCCATGGGATCTCCCAG ATAAATCTTTGCTCAAAAGTGGGGATTTGAAATGGTACTTCTTTAGCCCTGTAGGAAAGAAATATTGCACGGGAGGGAGGATGAATCGAGCGACTGAAATTGGGTACTGGAAGACTACAGGGAAGGATAGAGCAGTTGAACATAAGAATCAAGTGGTGGGGATGATTAGAACCCTGGTTTTTCACATTGGCAAAGCTCCTAAAGGAGACCGAACTGATTGGGTAATGCATGAATTCAGACTTGAAGACAAACATTTAGCTGACAAAGGCATTGCACAG AATTCCTACGTGATTTGTAGGGTATTTCAAAAGGAGGGTCCTGGTCCAAGGAATGGTGCTCAGTATGGTAAACCATTTGATGAGAAAGACTGGGATAGTGAAGAGGAAATTGATTGTTTGCAATCTGTCCCTGCTGCTGCTATGTCTTTACCAGCTCCAATTCTACCTAGCTCAAGCCATATTTCCGAAGAAAATGACATGCATCCCTCAACAAGTGGATGCATTGGACGGAACTCTTTATCATGTCTATCTAGATCAGTGCCCTCTGGCTTGCCACACCCTTCAGCTCCAAGCAATCAAATTGACGACGACATTTTATCCATGCTTGCTATTTTCAAAGATGATGAGGATACATTGGCAGGGAATGAAAACAACGGATCTGGG AAGGTTGATAATCCTGGTCAGGCAAGCAATGCGGAAGGCGAACCTTATTTAGACCCAAATGAGATTTTCGGAGACTTGGGAGATCTTGAAAGCTTGGTTGGATTGGATGATGCAGATGGCTTTTCCCATGGCCAAAAAGATGGATATACTAAAAATGTAATGCCTTCTACTGGTGGCGATGTCTCTTTGTTTTGTGACCCCCATAATGATTACTTGGAGTTGATTGACCTAGATGCGCCATTGTTGTAG
- the LOC131661121 gene encoding NAC domain-containing protein 82-like isoform X2, with product MAETKLIPGFRFHPTDVELVMYFLKRKIIGRKFPFDVIAELDIYKYAPWDLPDKSLLKSGDLKWYFFSPVGKKYCTGGRMNRATEIGYWKTTGKDRAVEHKNQVVGMIRTLVFHIGKAPKGDRTDWVMHEFRLEDKHLADKGIAQNSYVICRVFQKEGPGPRNGAQYGKPFDEKDWDSEEEIDCLQSVPAAAMSLPAPILPSSSHISEENDMHPSTSGCIGRNSLSCLSRSVPSGLPHPSAPSNQIDDDILSMLAIFKDDEDTLAGNENNGSGVDNPGQASNAEGEPYLDPNEIFGDLGDLESLVGLDDADGFSHGQKDGYTKNVMPSTGGDVSLFCDPHNDYLELIDLDAPLL from the exons aTGGCCGAAACAAAATTGATTCCAGGGTTTCGGTTTCATCCCACTGATGTTGAGCTCGTTATGTATTTTCTCAAGAGGAAGATTATCGGTAGGAAGTTCCCTTTTGATGTCATTGCTGAACTTGACATTTACAAGTATGCTCCATGGGATCTCCCAG ATAAATCTTTGCTCAAAAGTGGGGATTTGAAATGGTACTTCTTTAGCCCTGTAGGAAAGAAATATTGCACGGGAGGGAGGATGAATCGAGCGACTGAAATTGGGTACTGGAAGACTACAGGGAAGGATAGAGCAGTTGAACATAAGAATCAAGTGGTGGGGATGATTAGAACCCTGGTTTTTCACATTGGCAAAGCTCCTAAAGGAGACCGAACTGATTGGGTAATGCATGAATTCAGACTTGAAGACAAACATTTAGCTGACAAAGGCATTGCACAG AATTCCTACGTGATTTGTAGGGTATTTCAAAAGGAGGGTCCTGGTCCAAGGAATGGTGCTCAGTATGGTAAACCATTTGATGAGAAAGACTGGGATAGTGAAGAGGAAATTGATTGTTTGCAATCTGTCCCTGCTGCTGCTATGTCTTTACCAGCTCCAATTCTACCTAGCTCAAGCCATATTTCCGAAGAAAATGACATGCATCCCTCAACAAGTGGATGCATTGGACGGAACTCTTTATCATGTCTATCTAGATCAGTGCCCTCTGGCTTGCCACACCCTTCAGCTCCAAGCAATCAAATTGACGACGACATTTTATCCATGCTTGCTATTTTCAAAGATGATGAGGATACATTGGCAGGGAATGAAAACAACGGATCTGGG GTTGATAATCCTGGTCAGGCAAGCAATGCGGAAGGCGAACCTTATTTAGACCCAAATGAGATTTTCGGAGACTTGGGAGATCTTGAAAGCTTGGTTGGATTGGATGATGCAGATGGCTTTTCCCATGGCCAAAAAGATGGATATACTAAAAATGTAATGCCTTCTACTGGTGGCGATGTCTCTTTGTTTTGTGACCCCCATAATGATTACTTGGAGTTGATTGACCTAGATGCGCCATTGTTGTAG